In Salarias fasciatus chromosome 20, fSalaFa1.1, whole genome shotgun sequence, a single window of DNA contains:
- the fam43b gene encoding protein FAM43B, whose protein sequence is MLPWRRNKFVLVEDEAKSKPKSLGTGLTYHSILSSLLRSCPDLLPDCPFDWVGSIFHTKRQKVELNKEEPVYNVRYLGSVVTITAKGDGCTQEAVAKIWARSNYGDQSVKMRLTVGSQGIRMSADKSGKKKPVHLYSLNRITYCTADPSRPKILAWIYRHQVKNMAVVLRCHAVLVSKSEKAQAIANSLYQNATSAFSEFKRLKRQSDFRHCQQQLLGEEAVPLMPLRRLLNGQCHYRPPADNPGSATRLCSITEEEEEEEEEEEECDNKDKSEEEKEPEMEQEKQKVLITNTDPTQLLSELDIGDIAQLEQCQINFVSDSNNNTFTFITSLV, encoded by the coding sequence ATGCTGCCCTGGAGACGGAATAAGTTTGTTCTGGTGGAGGATGAGGCCAAGAGTAAGCCCAAGAGCCTGGGGACGGGGCTGACCTAccactccatcctctcctctttGCTGCGCTCCTGTCCCGACCTGCTGCCCGACTGCCCGTTCGACTGGGTGGGCAGCATCTTCCACACCAAACGGCAGAAGGTGGAACTGAACAAAGAGGAGCCTGTTTACAACGTGCGCTACCTGGGAAGCGTGGTCACCATCACAGCCAAGGGAGACGGCTGCACCCAGGAGGCGGTGGCCAAGATCTGGGCGAGGAGCAACTACGGGGATCAGAGCGTGAAGATGAGGTTGACCGTGGGATCGCAGGGCATCCGGATGAGCGCCGACAAATCCGGGAAGAAGAAGCCCGTTCATCTGTACTCCCTGAACAGGATCACCTACTGCACTGCCGACCCCAGCCGGCCCAAAATCCTGGCTTGGATCTACAGGCACCAGGTCAAGAACATGGCGGTGGTGCTCCGGTGTCACGCCGTCCTGGTCAGCAAGTCGGAGAAGGCCCAGGCGATCGCCAACAGCCTGTACCAGAACGCCACCTCCGCCTTCAGCGAGTTCAAGAGGCTCAAGCGTCAGAGCGACTTCCGGcactgccagcagcagctgctgggtgaGGAGGCGGTGCCCCTCATGCCGCTCCGGAGGCTGCTCAACGGCCAGTGCCACTACAGACCGCCCGCCGACAACCCCGGGAGTGCCACCCGCCTCTGCTCcatcacagaggaagaggaggaggaggaggaggaggaggaggagtgcgaTAACAAAGACAAGagtgaggaggaaaaagagcCTGAGATGGAACAAGAGAAACAGAAGGTTTTAATAACAAACACAGACCCGACGCAGTTGCTGTCGGAGCTGGACATCGGGGATATTGCCCAACTGGAACAGTGCCAAATCAACTTTGTGAGcgacagcaacaacaacacttttACATTTATAACCTCTCTGGTGtga